From one Peredibacter starrii genomic stretch:
- a CDS encoding alkaline phosphatase family protein, producing MHYFLLLSCFLFSTHTFASKRVLVVSWDGFRPDFLTSDTFKTPNTRKLMNEGAYSLDLESVNPTVTYPNHTTMVTGVPSSVHGILSNTVFDSAKGPLAAWYWESNKIKTQPLWKQAYEEGKKTSILGWPVTVGGKATWFFPEIFAVAGMTKTNEELIRTASDPAALKEVETALNEKIPTENELPHDQWLVKAAIYLENKHHPDLQLVHLANVDHWQHESGINSKETIASVEEMDRQIGEISAAAKKENVCLIVLGDHGHADFQSVYNINFIFKKHGLLNINEKKELVSWKAVAHSSGGMAAIYLKPEADRKAVEKVLKNELKNGFEILSKNGFKTLNIYPDADFVVIAKIGYGISGGFNKDKEIDVQTTTHANHGYLSSLKEMKTVFLASGCGIKPKNIGKMSMLQVAPTIAKLLGMKLKAAKSKPVL from the coding sequence ATGCACTATTTTTTGCTACTTAGTTGTTTTCTGTTCTCTACCCATACGTTTGCAAGCAAACGAGTCCTTGTGGTTTCTTGGGATGGTTTTCGTCCTGATTTTCTCACATCGGATACATTCAAAACTCCGAATACCAGAAAATTAATGAATGAAGGCGCCTACTCTTTGGATTTGGAATCTGTTAACCCTACTGTTACTTATCCTAATCACACTACGATGGTTACGGGTGTTCCATCATCTGTTCATGGAATTTTATCAAACACCGTTTTTGATTCAGCGAAAGGTCCGCTTGCGGCCTGGTATTGGGAAAGTAATAAAATCAAAACTCAACCTCTTTGGAAGCAAGCTTATGAAGAAGGCAAAAAAACTTCTATCCTTGGTTGGCCAGTAACCGTTGGAGGAAAAGCGACATGGTTTTTTCCGGAAATCTTTGCAGTTGCAGGAATGACTAAAACAAATGAAGAGCTCATTAGAACAGCAAGCGATCCGGCCGCTCTCAAAGAAGTTGAGACTGCACTTAATGAGAAAATTCCAACAGAGAACGAGCTTCCTCATGATCAGTGGTTGGTCAAAGCGGCAATCTATTTAGAGAATAAGCACCATCCTGACCTGCAACTAGTTCACCTTGCAAATGTGGATCATTGGCAACATGAATCAGGTATCAACTCAAAGGAAACCATCGCTTCAGTTGAAGAAATGGATCGTCAGATTGGAGAAATAAGTGCGGCGGCCAAGAAAGAAAATGTATGTCTTATTGTATTGGGAGATCACGGCCACGCGGATTTTCAATCAGTGTACAACATCAATTTTATTTTTAAGAAACATGGTCTGCTCAATATTAATGAGAAGAAAGAACTTGTTTCCTGGAAAGCAGTTGCTCACTCAAGCGGCGGGATGGCCGCTATTTATCTAAAACCTGAAGCTGATCGAAAAGCAGTTGAGAAGGTCCTCAAAAATGAATTAAAAAACGGCTTTGAAATTCTATCAAAAAATGGGTTTAAAACTCTCAACATCTATCCTGATGCTGACTTTGTTGTGATCGCCAAAATTGGATACGGCATTAGCGGCGGTTTCAATAAGGACAAAGAAATCGACGTACAAACGACAACACATGCTAACCATGGATACTTGAGTTCATTGAAAGAAATGAAGACTGTATTTTTGGCAAGCGGCTGTGGAATCAAACCAAAGAACATTGGAAAGATGAGTATGCTTCAAGTTGCTCCGACGATTGCTAAATTGTTGGGAATGAAGCTCAAGGCAGCGAAGAGTAAACCCGTGCTGTAA
- a CDS encoding DUF3995 domain-containing protein — protein sequence MINTFALFIMVILLILAAIHIYWGHGGNWPGVDRQDLIDKVFGKGKKFPSIRACYTVASGLTIAGIIPFISIRDASFPGRSYLPFLNYLVAIIFLIRGLGGYLPYFENKWTEIFVHYNRLFYSPLCIGIAISYIYLAMNLY from the coding sequence ATGATAAATACTTTTGCTCTTTTCATTATGGTCATTCTACTAATTTTAGCTGCCATCCACATTTATTGGGGTCATGGTGGAAATTGGCCAGGAGTAGATAGGCAAGATCTTATCGACAAAGTCTTTGGCAAAGGAAAGAAGTTTCCCTCAATCCGCGCTTGTTACACAGTGGCCTCAGGATTAACCATAGCTGGAATAATTCCTTTCATTAGCATTCGAGATGCATCCTTCCCTGGACGGAGCTATCTACCATTTCTAAATTATCTGGTTGCAATCATTTTTCTTATCAGAGGACTAGGGGGATATCTTCCATACTTTGAAAATAAATGGACTGAAATTTTTGTTCACTATAACAGGTTATTTTACAGTCCGCTGTGCATAGGAATTGCAATTTCTTATATCTATTTGGCCATGAATTTGTATTAA